In Sorghum bicolor cultivar BTx623 chromosome 10, Sorghum_bicolor_NCBIv3, whole genome shotgun sequence, one genomic interval encodes:
- the LOC8076391 gene encoding putative U-box domain-containing protein 42: MQRSEAQARKASLAESVLAAISELMSSAASAVDAEHENFMDVGSHLAHHGALPAIDEVQKQAQGSPTNTLQVMEYLAANVDLAKDLITRCSAIAQQLMDDDLLGITEDLDKVIKNISNELNKIPASTMFDSSRFAESAAISGQLQAVRNRHGYSEGDLPMVVAVERPRRRTLHNSDMPRLVDFLQGMYQESHELGGQTFSSLPEVAEYVEPLYDSFFCPLTNNVMVDPVTAESGVTYDRKAIEDYFDKFTDDSEPVICPVTNMEMQSKTLRSNLPLKSTIAEWITRNEATRVRIARTALSMATTEAMVLEAINELKVLARLRKKNRDQMHKIGITKFLPRLLDHKDAFIRCDSLDLLCLLVEDDAGKEIIAKTRAISRTIKLLSSNSTDERHAAISFLVELSKSELLLENIGSTAGSILILTTMKFNSSSDPIAAEKAGEILENLEKCPKNIKYMAESGYLDPLERHLVEGSEDVQMEMVSYLGELVQKQEMTINIAGSASEILVKMVCSGNTAIRKAALDVLVQISSHHPNAKTLVDAGAVPVMVQELFIRKIDDEPVGSKTEAAAVLANIVESGLDPEAITVNKEGHVITSKYSVYNFAHMLKSSMPDTLNLSIVRVLLALTALPKHLATVVSVMKEQDSSQTVIELMDSLTESLVIAAMKLLIALSPKMGHTIAEKLCKAPGQPGKLVKSIGLHGRIMERHAMSATLLAKLPYQHMALNLALINEGAVVTVLAKIEEMQRGEARASRHAKAYMEGLVGVLVRLTTTLYDPDVLLAAMDHNLTSVLADLVRSAGSDEVQRLAAVGLENLSSQSPNLSQPPTEERRPKKKNILRRLREAHAGRVHDNNRRPAAHSGRVCPVHRGVCSPSTTFCLVEAGAVEGLLGVLESSENGRVVEAALGALCTLMDDDVDVTSGVAVLAEHDAARHVLRALRQRRNDGRRGAGAVAGAGAGGGETVTRRCFWAVERFLAHGGERCVREVTSDRALPSLLVSAFHTGDAATKQVAESVLRCLHRMPDYSATYESVEL, encoded by the exons ATGCAG CGGAGTGAAGCGCAGGCCAGGAAGGCATCGCTCGCCGAGTCTGTGCTAGCAGCCATCTCCGAGCTCATGTCGTCAGCGGCATCAGCCGTCGATGCTGAGCACGAGAACTTCATGGATGTCGGCAGCCACCTCGCTCACCATGGAGCCCTGCCCGCAATCGATGAGGTGCAGAAGCAGGCGCAAGGTTCCCCAACCAACACGCTGCAGGTAATGGAGTATCTGGCTGCCAATGTCGACCTCGCCAAGGACCTCATCACGAGGTGTAGCGCGATCGCGCAGCAGCTCATGGACGACGACCTCCTGGGCATAACCGAGGACTTGGACAAGGTCATAAAGAATATAAGCAATGAGCTCAACAAGATACCAGCATCGACGATGTTCGACAGCAGCAGGTTTGCGGAATCAGCAGCGATCAGTGGGCAGCTTCAGGCTGTCAGGAACCGCCATGGCTACTCGGAGGGAGATCTGCCAATGGTTGTGGCGGTTGAGAGGCCTAGGAGAAGAACACTGCACAACAGTGACATGCCGAGGCTGGTCGACTTCCTGCAGGGAATGTACCAGGAGTCACATGAGCTTGGTGGTCAGACATTCAGTTCACTCCCTGAAGTCGCAGAATATGTGGAGCCATTGTATGATTCCTTCTTCTGCCCTCTCACCAACAACGTTATGGTTGATCCAGTGACAGCGGAGAGCGGTGTGACTTATGACAGGAAAGCTATAGAGGATTACTTTGACAAGTTTACGGATGACTCTGAACCTGTGATATGTCCTGTTACAAACATGGAAATGCAGAGCAAGACACTGAGGAGTAATCTTCCGCTGAAGAGCACTATTGCAGAATGGATTACAAGGAATGAAGCGACGCGGGTTAGGATCGCACGTACCGCACTCTCTATGGCAACCACAGAGGCTATGGTGCTTGAGGCCATAAATGAGCTGAAGGTGCTGGCTAGGCTAAGGAAAAAGAACAGGGATCAGATGCACAAGATTGGCATCACCAAGTTCTTACCACGTCTTCTGGACCACAAGGATGCATTTATTCGGTGTGACTCCCTCGACCTCCTCTGCCTGTTGGTTGAGGATGATGCAGGAAAG GAAATCATAGCGAAAACCAGAGCCATCTCAAGGACAATAAAGCTGCTATCCAGCAATAGTACTGATGAAAGGCATGCAGCTATCTCTTTCTTGGTAGAGCTTTCGAAATCAGAGTTACTGTTGGAGAACATAGGATCTACTGCTGGGAGCATACTGATCCTCACCACGATGAAGTTTAATAGCTCCTCTGATCCTATTGCCGCCGAGAAGGCTGGAGAAATCCTGGAGAACCTGGAGAAATGTCCAAAAAATATCAAGTACATGGCTGAAAGTGGCTACTTGGATCCTCTGGAAAGGCACCTAGTTGAAG GATCAGAAGATGTTCAGATGGAGATGGTGAGCTACCTTGGCGAGCTGGTCCAGAAGCAGGAGATGACCATCAACATCGCTGGGAGCGCTTCAGAGATCCTCGTCAAGATGGTGTGCAGTGGCAATACAGCAATTCGAAAGGCGGCACTCGACGTCCTGGTTCAGATCTCGTCCCACCACCCCAACGCCAAGACGCTTGTGGACGCAGGTGCCGTCCCAGTCATGGTGCAGGAGCTCTTCATCCGAAAGATTGACGATGAGCCCGTGGGCTCTAAGACAGAGGCTGCCGCTGTGCTCGCCAACATCGTTGAGTCTGGCTTGGATCCAGAGGCCATCACCGTCAACAAGGAAGGCCACGTCATCACGTCCAAGTACTCGGTATACAACTTCGCTCACATGCTCAAGTCCTCCATGCCTGACACCCTCAACCTAAGCATTGTGCGCGTGCTGCTCGCGCTCACCGCCCTCCCCAAGCATCTGGCCACGGTGGTCTCAGTCATGAAGGAGCAGGACAGCAGCCAGACTGTGATTGAGCTCATGGACTCGCTGACAGAGTCACTTGTCATCGCCGCAATGAAGCTGCTTATTGCCTTGTCCCCGAAGATGGGGCACACCATTGCCGAGAAGCTCTGCAAGGCCCCGGGGCAGCCAGGGAAGCTTGTCAAGAGCATCGGCCTGCATGGGCGGATCATGGAACGGCACGCCATGTCGGCTACGCTCCTGGCGAAGCTGCCGTACCAGCACATGGCTCTGAACCTCGCGTTGATCAACGAGGGCGCCGTGGTGACCGTGCTAGCCAAGATCGAGGAGATGCAGCGCGGCGAGGCACGGGCAAGCCGCCATGCCAAGGCGTATATGGAAGGTCTCGTGGGCGTGCTGGTCCGGCTAACGACGACGCTGTATGACCCGGACGTGCTCCTGGCGGCCATGGATCACAACCTCACATCGGTGCTCGCAGATCTCGTGCGGTCCGCCGGCAGCGACGAGGTTCAGCGGCTCGCCGCGGTTGGTCTTGAGAACCTGAGCAGCCAGTCGCCCAACCTCTCGCAGCCGCCGACCGAGGAGCGGCGGCCGAAGAAGAAGAACATCCTCCGGCGCCTGCGCGAGGCGCACGCGGGGCGGGTGCACGACAACAACCGGAGGCCGGCGGCGCACAGCGGCCGGGTCTGCCCGGTGCACCGTGGCGTGTGCTCCCCGTCCACCACGTTCTGCCTGGTGGAGGCCGGCGCGGTGGAGGGACTCCTGGGCGTCCTGGAGAGCAGCGAGAACGGGCGCGTGGTGGAGGCCGCGCTCGGCGCGCTGTGCACGCTCATGGACGACGACGTGGACGTGACGAGCGGCGTGGCCGTGCTCGCGGAGCACGACGCGGCGCGGCACGTGCTTCGTGCCCTGCGGCAGCGCCGCAACGACGGGCGGAGAGGGGCCGGCGCCGTCGCCGGCGCTGGCGCTGGAGGAGGCGAGACCGTGACTCGGAGGTGTTTCTGGGCGGTGGAGAGGTTCCTGGCTCACGGCGGCGAGCGGTGCGTGAGGGAGGTCACCAGCGACCGGGCGCTGCCGAGCCTGCTGGTGAGCGCGTTCCACACGGGCGACGCCGCCACCAAGCAGGTGGCCGAGAGCGTGCTCCGGTGCCTGCACCGCATGCCGGACTACTCCGCGACCTACGAATCCGTCGAACTGTAA